From a region of the Aulosira sp. FACHB-615 genome:
- a CDS encoding AAA-like domain-containing protein — protein MSLDAGFQWNATQQLVDQLMLQTTQKHLSDVEIQVLQGAWEGKTYEAIAAESYLTVKYVSEVGGRLWQLLSEALQEEVKKTNFRQALQRRWQTHQPQSYQGIQHQPSQWEFCCAEIDKPGALLRIKAPIQFGKTTLMAQILKYAQQQGYRAIAINLRDAVIDDFDSLDSFLQWFIASVTYALNLTVDIETHWRKSLGNSKIKCRTYLQKYLLTDDIPLVIALDEVDRLFTHQLIAGEFLGMLRTWHEDAKTKLLWTQLRLIVVHTEVYTQIDINQSPFNAGTEIQLTELNSTEILTLLNQYQLHWSQQEIKKLTAIVGGHPYLVTLTLQSLAQNPTSLEQLLNTAATPNSIYRSHLERQWHKLQTHSHLLAPLKAIASADAAISIQPHFHLDDVVKLYDLGLIQLQQHQVSIRYELYRQYFRERLGIQT, from the coding sequence ATGAGCTTAGACGCTGGATTTCAATGGAATGCTACTCAACAACTCGTTGATCAGTTGATGCTACAGACTACGCAAAAGCATCTGAGTGATGTTGAAATCCAAGTTTTGCAGGGTGCATGGGAAGGTAAAACCTATGAAGCGATCGCGGCTGAGTCTTATCTTACCGTGAAGTATGTTAGTGAAGTTGGCGGGCGGTTGTGGCAATTGCTGTCAGAAGCACTCCAAGAAGAGGTGAAGAAAACCAATTTTCGCCAAGCTCTTCAGCGACGATGGCAAACCCATCAGCCCCAATCTTACCAGGGAATTCAGCATCAACCATCTCAGTGGGAATTTTGTTGTGCAGAGATTGATAAACCAGGGGCTTTACTCCGCATTAAAGCACCAATTCAGTTTGGTAAAACCACACTTATGGCGCAAATTCTCAAGTATGCCCAACAACAAGGATATCGGGCGATCGCTATCAATTTGCGGGATGCGGTTATTGATGATTTTGACAGTTTAGATAGTTTCTTACAGTGGTTTATTGCTAGTGTTACCTATGCGCTGAATTTAACGGTGGATATCGAAACTCATTGGCGCAAAAGTTTAGGCAATAGCAAAATCAAATGTAGAACTTATTTACAAAAATATCTCTTAACTGATGATATCCCTTTAGTCATTGCCTTAGATGAAGTGGATCGCCTATTTACTCATCAATTAATTGCCGGTGAATTTCTGGGAATGCTGAGAACTTGGCATGAAGATGCTAAAACCAAATTGCTTTGGACTCAGTTACGTTTGATAGTTGTTCACACTGAAGTTTACACCCAAATTGATATTAACCAATCACCATTTAACGCAGGTACAGAAATTCAACTAACAGAACTAAATTCCACAGAAATTCTCACTTTACTAAATCAGTATCAATTGCACTGGAGTCAGCAAGAAATAAAAAAATTAACTGCAATTGTTGGTGGACATCCTTACCTTGTCACCTTGACTTTACAATCTCTGGCTCAAAACCCAACTTCCCTTGAGCAATTGCTTAATACCGCAGCAACTCCCAATAGTATCTACCGCAGCCATCTAGAAAGGCAATGGCATAAGCTACAAACTCATTCTCATTTACTTGCACCATTGAAAGCGATCGCTTCAGCTGATGCTGCTATTTCCATTCAACCACACTTCCATCTCGATGATGTGGTGAAACTCTATGACTTGGGATTAATCCAACTACAGCAACACCAAGTATCTATACGCTACGAACTTTACCGTCAATATTTTCGTGAACGTTTGGGAATTCAAACATGA
- a CDS encoding AAA-like domain-containing protein — protein MNNYNHYQVGGSLREGTEIYVHRQADSDLYTGLKAGIFCYVLNSRQMGKSSLRVRTMSHLQSEGFVCVAFEMRELCVYQVSADEFYGGFVSHFASELNIEIDLESWWSQNTLLHPFLRLSKFVEEVLLANISQQIIVFVDEIDSILNLEFKDDFFAFVRYCYNKRADKPEFQRLTFALFGVATPTDLIADNKFTPLNVDSRAIELTGFQLSEAKPLEQGLIEVAANPTKVMAEILSWTGGQPFLTQWLCQLINTSNTFIASGWETSAVEAIVRSQMIEHWLANDRQQHFQTIRDRILHNKSLACWSLGLYQQLLNQGELSAEDSWELMQLCLSGLVVKRQGKLSIYNRIYATVFDYTWTEQVLRAIRPYGAELTAWEIAQDAQYLLQNESLQWALVWAKGLSLSHSDYQFLSASQAQELAIAQSKTQTAIQQETQAIGRLKTVQHQTKKQLRIGAIALSAAVISTIGTFFYFQQSEQQLRTNADILNLQQEGSRILQVRADGNQLKDLLGAMKSAQRLKQLTKQHSFKHLPTHTPLFALQAVLSTINEQNRWHLESPAVAIAFSRDGQKLATGGEDGAITLWTLQGKKIQTIKTHKTKTLQGFPISISSLSFSPDGQYIVSADSDYEIQVWHLKTGTLVNKLKLDQETLSDVQFTNDNNIVVVNAFGKVAVLNLQWKLLYTRQIAPPQQGIDLTISLEGDAIVFINAQGKPEVIDIKTGALIKTYPNINHNLGERLWHSFRTKDGAYISANLNTLKLWHPDGTLQAEIKTHQLLVSGFSFSFDGSVIATSHPDGMLKLWKIHPQKISTPLTPPIQTPRVVVGNQQRINRIQLPGEKLKIAGAKSDAQNRIMDATLSPDGQTIAATKFNGEMTLYKADGSELITIQTNLPESVIKFSPDGSRLVLLSIRQQKIQFRLANGDLIKEMDAAHSKPGIEFSPDGKELAISGNQPDKIQLWSSEGKFLKTIKDADSLYFSPNNQTYITVTSGNTPTRTLRLWRRDGKLLKTLSGQPNEITTMGFSPSGQFMVGDRFGKLVVWSAEGNLIQTLNHGAAIIDIAHRNDGQQLATVGIDQNIKLWRSDGTLIRTLETNQIGRFEFSPDGQLLIAKTIDSTIHVWQADGTPITRIPMGGAFNTFLNFTPDGNRLISSSGSMLYSWNLNLDDLLTQGCNWLGDYFQNHPQELQQLPSCRN, from the coding sequence ATGAACAATTACAACCATTATCAAGTCGGTGGTAGTTTACGAGAAGGTACTGAAATTTACGTTCATCGTCAAGCCGATAGTGATTTATATACAGGACTAAAAGCGGGAATATTTTGCTATGTTCTCAACTCTAGACAAATGGGTAAATCGAGTTTAAGAGTGCGTACCATGTCGCACTTACAGTCAGAAGGATTTGTTTGTGTTGCTTTTGAAATGCGCGAACTCTGCGTTTATCAAGTGAGCGCAGATGAATTTTATGGAGGATTTGTCAGCCATTTTGCTAGTGAACTTAACATTGAAATTGATTTAGAATCTTGGTGGTCTCAAAATACTTTGCTACATCCATTTTTGCGGCTGAGTAAATTTGTGGAAGAAGTTTTATTAGCAAATATCTCTCAGCAAATTATCGTTTTTGTAGATGAAATTGACAGTATTCTCAATCTAGAATTTAAGGATGATTTTTTTGCTTTTGTGAGATATTGCTACAACAAACGCGCTGATAAACCCGAATTTCAAAGGTTAACCTTTGCCCTATTTGGTGTGGCTACACCCACTGATTTAATCGCAGATAATAAATTTACACCACTAAATGTAGATAGTCGCGCCATCGAACTTACAGGTTTTCAATTGTCCGAAGCTAAACCCCTGGAACAAGGCTTAATTGAGGTGGCTGCAAATCCTACTAAGGTGATGGCAGAAATTTTGAGTTGGACTGGTGGACAACCATTTTTAACTCAATGGTTATGTCAACTAATTAATACATCAAATACTTTTATTGCATCGGGATGGGAAACTTCAGCAGTAGAAGCGATTGTGCGATCGCAAATGATCGAACATTGGTTAGCAAATGACCGACAGCAGCATTTTCAAACAATTCGCGATCGCATTCTCCACAATAAATCTTTGGCTTGTTGGTCATTAGGACTTTATCAGCAATTGCTCAATCAAGGGGAACTTTCGGCTGAAGATAGCTGGGAGTTAATGCAGTTGTGTCTTTCTGGTTTGGTTGTCAAACGTCAAGGCAAATTGAGCATCTATAATCGCATCTACGCCACTGTTTTTGATTATACCTGGACAGAACAAGTTTTGCGGGCTATCCGTCCCTATGGTGCAGAACTCACCGCTTGGGAAATTGCTCAAGATGCTCAATATTTGCTGCAAAATGAATCCTTGCAGTGGGCGTTGGTTTGGGCAAAAGGATTGAGTTTGAGTCATAGTGATTATCAATTTTTATCCGCCAGTCAAGCCCAAGAACTAGCGATCGCCCAATCCAAAACCCAAACAGCAATACAACAAGAAACTCAAGCAATTGGGCGATTAAAAACCGTGCAACATCAAACCAAAAAACAATTGCGAATTGGCGCGATCGCGCTTTCTGCGGCTGTAATTAGCACCATCGGCACGTTTTTTTACTTCCAGCAATCAGAACAGCAACTCAGAACCAATGCAGATATCTTAAATTTACAACAAGAAGGAAGTCGAATTTTGCAAGTGCGTGCAGATGGGAACCAGCTGAAGGATTTGCTAGGGGCGATGAAATCAGCGCAAAGGCTCAAACAATTGACCAAACAGCATTCTTTTAAACATTTACCCACCCATACGCCTTTATTTGCCCTACAAGCTGTTCTGTCCACGATTAATGAGCAAAATCGTTGGCATTTAGAAAGTCCGGCGGTAGCGATCGCCTTTAGCCGTGATGGACAAAAACTAGCAACTGGAGGAGAAGACGGGGCGATAACTCTTTGGACACTACAGGGAAAGAAAATTCAGACAATCAAAACTCACAAAACTAAAACTCTCCAGGGCTTCCCCATTTCCATTTCTTCTCTGAGTTTTAGTCCTGATGGTCAGTATATTGTCTCTGCTGATTCCGATTATGAAATCCAGGTTTGGCATCTCAAAACAGGTACTCTTGTCAATAAACTAAAACTCGATCAAGAAACTCTTAGCGATGTCCAATTCACAAATGACAACAATATTGTGGTAGTCAACGCCTTTGGCAAAGTTGCAGTCTTGAATTTGCAATGGAAATTACTTTACACCAGGCAGATTGCTCCACCTCAACAGGGTATTGACCTTACTATTAGTTTAGAAGGCGATGCAATTGTGTTTATCAATGCCCAAGGAAAACCGGAAGTTATAGACATTAAAACTGGTGCGTTAATCAAAACCTATCCTAACATTAACCATAATTTAGGCGAGCGCCTTTGGCACAGTTTCCGCACAAAAGATGGTGCTTACATTTCCGCCAATCTCAACACCCTCAAATTATGGCATCCAGACGGAACTTTACAAGCAGAAATCAAAACTCATCAATTACTGGTTTCAGGTTTTAGTTTTAGCTTTGATGGTTCTGTCATCGCCACGAGTCACCCAGATGGGATGCTGAAACTTTGGAAAATCCATCCTCAAAAAATCTCCACTCCATTGACACCACCAATACAAACTCCCCGTGTAGTTGTGGGAAATCAGCAACGCATCAACCGCATACAACTACCGGGTGAGAAACTAAAAATTGCTGGGGCAAAATCTGATGCTCAAAATAGAATTATGGATGCCACTCTGAGTCCTGATGGACAGACAATTGCTGCGACAAAATTCAATGGAGAAATGACATTATATAAGGCAGATGGCAGCGAACTCATAACAATACAAACTAATCTACCGGAAAGTGTGATTAAATTTAGTCCCGATGGTTCGCGCTTAGTTTTGTTATCAATTCGTCAGCAAAAAATACAATTCAGGTTAGCAAATGGGGATTTAATTAAAGAAATGGATGCGGCTCATTCTAAACCAGGAATCGAATTTAGTCCTGATGGCAAAGAGTTGGCAATTTCTGGTAATCAACCCGATAAAATTCAACTTTGGAGTAGTGAAGGTAAATTTTTAAAGACTATCAAAGATGCAGATTCCCTCTACTTTAGCCCCAACAATCAAACCTATATTACAGTAACTTCTGGTAATACCCCCACACGCACCCTGCGCCTATGGAGAAGAGACGGAAAACTGCTCAAAACCCTATCAGGACAACCAAATGAAATCACTACAATGGGATTTTCCCCCAGTGGGCAGTTTATGGTTGGCGATCGCTTTGGTAAACTGGTAGTCTGGTCGGCTGAGGGTAATCTCATCCAAACCCTCAATCATGGCGCAGCGATTATTGATATCGCTCACCGTAACGATGGACAGCAGTTGGCGACAGTGGGAATTGATCAAAATATCAAACTTTGGCGTTCTGATGGTACGCTCATTCGCACACTTGAAACCAATCAAATCGGTCGCTTTGAATTTAGCCCAGACGGGCAATTGTTGATTGCTAAGACTATTGATAGCACAATCCATGTCTGGCAAGCCGACGGCACACCTATTACTCGCATCCCAATGGGTGGTGCATTTAACACTTTCCTCAATTTTACCCCAGATGGCAACCGTTTGATTTCTAGCAGTGGGTCAATGCTCTATTCCTGGAACTTGAATCTTGACGATCTCCTCACCCAAGGTTGCAATTGGCTAGGGGACTATTTCCAAAACCATCCCCAGGAGTTGCAGCAACTTCCATCTTGTCGTAACTGA
- a CDS encoding cyclic nucleotide-binding domain-containing protein — MLPGFDEALLEKANTKPTVLTYASEEIIVRQGEPATKFYILLEGDVEVFQDFPDQPTRLLNRLSRGDYFGEVGLLRGGKRTATVRVTKNSEVKVMVIEEELFQLFVNNSELTSNDVVRRLHQRVMTSHLSKALPNVDPSEIVAIASQSKGSQYKANSIIVQQGEFGDRVYLILEGEVEVSVIDQGESRTIQLKSGEHFGNVQFSDAQNYPVYLRAIACTDVELMAINRDSFCNLILKSNTNSDIVASVLHHQFLNF; from the coding sequence ATGTTACCGGGTTTTGATGAAGCCTTACTAGAAAAAGCCAACACTAAACCCACTGTGTTGACTTACGCATCCGAGGAAATCATTGTTCGTCAGGGAGAACCAGCGACGAAATTTTATATTCTCCTCGAAGGAGATGTAGAAGTTTTCCAAGATTTCCCCGATCAGCCGACTCGCTTGTTAAATCGGCTGAGTCGTGGAGATTATTTTGGGGAAGTTGGTTTACTGCGGGGTGGAAAACGTACAGCAACAGTGCGTGTCACCAAAAATTCAGAAGTGAAAGTGATGGTGATTGAGGAAGAATTATTTCAGTTGTTCGTGAATAACTCAGAGTTGACTAGTAATGATGTCGTTCGTCGTTTGCATCAACGGGTAATGACAAGTCATTTATCCAAAGCCTTACCCAATGTTGATCCATCAGAAATTGTGGCGATCGCTTCTCAATCTAAGGGGAGTCAATACAAAGCCAATTCTATTATTGTTCAACAAGGGGAATTTGGCGATCGCGTCTACTTGATATTAGAGGGAGAAGTGGAAGTATCCGTGATTGATCAAGGGGAATCCAGAACAATTCAACTCAAATCGGGTGAACATTTTGGTAATGTACAATTTTCCGATGCTCAAAATTATCCTGTTTACCTTCGAGCCATAGCTTGTACTGACGTTGAATTGATGGCAATTAATCGAGACAGTTTTTGTAATTTGATTTTAAAATCCAATACAAATTCCGATATCGTAGCTTCTGTACTTCACCATCAATTTCTCAACTTTTGA
- a CDS encoding HlyD family efflux transporter periplasmic adaptor subunit — MVKIEFNQNKPISKLQVITIGLSIITAISILAVVIINRQSRNTNQNKLQATSSSQQSIVRVAALGILEPQGDIIHLSATGANQRLAKLLVKEGEQVSTDQIIAVMDNVNQYQASIENARAKVIVARSRLAQVQAGEESGQIEAQRMKVAETQAELTENIKVQQSVIASQEIELRKTQDDYERYKELLDKGAVSVAETEKRRLQVEIEEQKLQEAKANLRKQVSIGKERVKAAEATLDSLAHVKPTDILVAKAELNESLSQLEKAKVDLESLYVKAPVAGQILSINTRVGEVVGSKGIVDIGQTQQMYVIAEVYESDIHYVKIGQEATIVSEYGGFTGEIKGEVDQIGLQIEQPGIINDDPSAKADVRIVKVKIRLRPDDSERVRTLNKLQVRASIQIN, encoded by the coding sequence ATGGTAAAAATTGAATTTAATCAAAATAAACCGATATCAAAGCTACAAGTAATTACTATAGGTTTGTCCATCATTACTGCGATTAGTATTCTTGCTGTTGTGATTATTAATAGGCAATCAAGGAATACTAATCAGAATAAATTACAAGCAACATCAAGTAGTCAACAGTCTATAGTTCGTGTAGCAGCTTTAGGAATATTAGAACCACAAGGAGATATTATTCATCTGTCTGCGACAGGCGCAAATCAACGTTTGGCGAAACTGTTGGTAAAAGAAGGGGAACAAGTGAGTACAGACCAAATTATTGCAGTTATGGATAATGTGAACCAATATCAAGCAAGTATAGAAAATGCCAGAGCGAAAGTGATTGTGGCGCGATCGCGTTTAGCGCAGGTGCAAGCTGGTGAAGAGTCTGGACAAATTGAAGCCCAACGCATGAAAGTTGCAGAAACACAAGCGGAATTAACTGAAAATATCAAAGTGCAACAATCTGTGATTGCTAGTCAAGAAATTGAGTTACGCAAAACCCAAGATGACTATGAACGCTACAAGGAGTTATTGGATAAAGGAGCGGTTTCTGTAGCTGAAACGGAAAAGAGACGTTTACAAGTGGAGATTGAGGAACAAAAATTGCAAGAAGCCAAAGCCAATCTCCGCAAACAAGTGAGCATCGGTAAGGAACGTGTAAAAGCTGCGGAAGCAACATTAGATAGTTTAGCTCATGTCAAACCCACAGATATTTTAGTTGCTAAAGCAGAATTGAATGAGTCTTTATCTCAATTAGAAAAAGCAAAAGTTGATTTGGAATCTCTTTATGTGAAAGCACCCGTAGCTGGGCAAATTTTAAGTATTAACACCAGAGTTGGTGAAGTTGTGGGTAGTAAAGGAATTGTTGATATTGGACAAACACAACAAATGTATGTGATTGCTGAAGTTTACGAAAGTGATATTCATTATGTAAAAATCGGTCAGGAAGCAACAATTGTCAGTGAATATGGTGGATTTACTGGAGAAATCAAAGGAGAAGTAGATCAAATTGGATTACAAATTGAACAGCCAGGAATCATTAATGATGATCCCAGCGCCAAAGCTGATGTTAGAATCGTCAAAGTGAAAATTCGCCTACGTCCCGATGACAGTGAACGGGTGAGGACATTGAATAAGTTACAAGTTAGAGCCTCAATTCAGATTAATTGA
- the devC gene encoding ABC transporter permease DevC, producing MNFLGRVPLAWLQLTRYKLRLVVAILGIAFAAILIFMQLAFLDSLYESQTALHKLLKADLVLINTDMKTLANTGDFSRQYLYRALNFREVESVNYVYHARDDFRYGSVRGGKGIIILGINPDNLPFEIKDFQTVAHLLKARGVVLFDRNSDAKEYGSVFQDLQPGKPIAAEIAGHQVWISGLVNFAGASFADDGNLITSSMTFNYLFPHRSSNNITLGLVTLKPGVNLQAIAQQIRAQLPRKVRLMTRQEFIEYEKHYWATSAPIGFVFTTGVFVGFLVGVIIVYQILYGEITDHLPDYAVLKARGYKHRFFLNILFQEALILAVLGYIPGLIMSLGLYAIVNGATSLPMNMTWPRASLVLLLTIIMCFTSGFVSMNKLRESNPADLF from the coding sequence ATGAATTTTTTGGGCAGAGTCCCCTTAGCTTGGTTGCAATTGACTCGCTATAAACTACGCCTAGTTGTAGCGATTTTAGGTATTGCTTTTGCAGCTATTCTGATTTTTATGCAATTAGCATTTTTAGATTCTCTCTATGAAAGCCAAACAGCACTGCATAAACTCCTCAAGGCTGATTTGGTTTTAATCAATACTGATATGAAAACTTTGGCGAACACTGGGGATTTTTCCCGCCAATATTTATATCGCGCCCTCAATTTTAGGGAAGTTGAATCTGTAAATTATGTCTACCACGCACGAGATGATTTCCGCTATGGTAGTGTTCGCGGCGGCAAAGGAATTATTATTTTAGGGATTAACCCAGATAATCTTCCTTTTGAGATTAAAGACTTTCAGACAGTTGCTCATCTTTTAAAAGCTAGAGGCGTGGTTTTATTTGATCGTAACTCCGACGCAAAAGAATATGGCAGTGTTTTTCAAGATTTGCAACCAGGAAAACCAATCGCGGCTGAAATAGCTGGACATCAGGTTTGGATTAGTGGCTTAGTAAATTTTGCTGGTGCTTCTTTTGCTGATGATGGTAATTTGATTACCAGTAGTATGACTTTTAACTATCTATTTCCTCATCGTTCTTCTAATAATATTACCCTGGGTTTAGTGACTCTTAAACCAGGAGTAAATTTACAGGCGATCGCTCAACAAATCCGCGCTCAACTTCCCCGTAAAGTGCGGTTGATGACACGCCAAGAATTTATCGAATATGAAAAGCATTATTGGGCTACTAGTGCGCCTATTGGATTTGTCTTTACTACAGGGGTTTTTGTCGGTTTCTTAGTAGGAGTAATTATTGTCTATCAAATTCTTTATGGTGAAATTACCGACCATTTACCAGACTACGCCGTTCTCAAAGCTAGAGGTTATAAACATCGTTTCTTTTTAAATATTTTGTTTCAAGAAGCATTGATTTTGGCAGTCTTGGGTTATATTCCTGGTCTAATCATGTCTTTGGGATTATATGCCATTGTCAATGGTGCTACATCTTTACCGATGAATATGACATGGCCGCGAGCTTCCCTGGTACTACTATTAACAATAATTATGTGCTTTACTTCTGGTTTTGTGAGTATGAATAAGCTCAGAGAGTCTAATCCGGCTGACCTGTTTTAA
- a CDS encoding Uma2 family endonuclease, with amino-acid sequence MTISLEQFSQSSLVFQQYDATWQDYEKVRDNPDIDWRKIAFHQGWLWVDMGTEGLGHSSFSDLMTAVFFVWAFLHPEMVLQSYGRCLIENPETHACAPDLVLYKGENIPRWQPGEPRRIILDRHRLPDLVGEIADTTLGIDLDEQKQLYASLGIAEYWVIDVKGMRLFAFGLTATGIYQAIEVSQVLTGLPIALIEQTLERLPQETNTAAANWLMQQLQTK; translated from the coding sequence ATGACCATCTCCTTAGAACAATTTAGCCAATCTTCTCTGGTGTTTCAGCAGTATGATGCAACTTGGCAAGACTATGAGAAGGTGCGAGATAACCCCGATATCGATTGGCGTAAAATTGCATTTCATCAGGGATGGTTGTGGGTTGATATGGGAACAGAAGGACTAGGACATTCTTCTTTTAGCGATTTGATGACGGCAGTTTTCTTTGTTTGGGCGTTCCTACACCCAGAGATGGTATTGCAATCCTACGGACGCTGTTTAATTGAAAATCCCGAAACCCACGCCTGTGCGCCAGATTTAGTTTTGTACAAAGGTGAAAATATTCCGAGATGGCAACCAGGTGAACCACGTCGGATTATTCTTGATCGTCATCGTCTACCGGATTTAGTGGGAGAAATTGCTGATACCACTTTAGGTATTGATTTGGATGAGCAAAAGCAACTTTACGCTAGTTTAGGAATTGCAGAATACTGGGTAATTGATGTTAAAGGAATGCGACTATTTGCATTTGGTTTAACTGCAACAGGTATCTATCAAGCGATCGAAGTTTCTCAGGTGTTGACAGGTTTACCCATCGCTCTGATTGAACAAACACTAGAAAGATTACCCCAAGAAACTAACACCGCAGCCGCTAATTGGTTAATGCAGCAATTACAAACAAAATAA
- a CDS encoding DUF1796 family putative cysteine peptidase, translated as MYRFQVSAYTQTGESIGLLGSTSELGSWDITKCVRLRTSGDRYPLWWTDEIDIQPSLDTGDEQKIEYKYVRFNTSNYGEWEAFGWNRWLPINHDHSSTIVVDDGAFGYLQPYPFGYLEQSTTAKPVFTADSDSLKIVVIGSSVALGHKAWLFHGWAGLLEETLQQKYGHRVVNVSEAGANVSRTLARFASVVTPEQPDVVIIALSLGNEGLAYCAPHERRAIQRRFESGLQQLVKMTRKLGALPILGGVYPNNNYSPEHYWLLKDTHNRILNWGVPILNWLPALDNGQGRWREGISFDPAHPNTFGHRLMFEAIDLQLFDIDKAKLAKENPHFWQPNEIPIYLDHAGFYVCAYIEEKSLRISNPSPHNYTIAPYWQELQTVVQSKAKLLPGIYVAKNPQPGTLPFFAVQEDGAIATTVEIPSGSDLEYTAAFNLFAPNDSQVLFYDGHLGILQKDEHHLWVINESDHEYNIHPMWKEVRQALKAVPAGVYEDPLHPEIPFRTMMIGKDGLESRVKIPSQSAVLFRYQCKLSDISRVAIVPLGDRCAVRMMLYKMEYDGPAFPFDLTRTTKIADIADIIENRFYDMWNPSLLDYSPEAGRIYHSKWSGLSFAHEVEATDNPVYDMSPVYERMRVRYTARSQRFWYTVENCDQALFVRTGICDRGGVLDLVSKLKKHCQGKPFQLLLLSPQNSDEFLDIPNVLHYNAEFNPDRMYDDLEHWMYCTEIMRGILESLGISSKNLFWCPPNVRFKD; from the coding sequence ATGTATCGCTTCCAGGTTAGTGCATATACCCAAACTGGTGAATCTATTGGGCTGCTTGGTTCTACTTCCGAGTTGGGTTCGTGGGATATTACTAAATGTGTTCGCCTCCGCACCAGTGGCGATCGCTATCCTTTATGGTGGACAGATGAAATTGACATTCAGCCATCTTTAGATACTGGCGATGAGCAGAAAATTGAATACAAGTATGTGCGTTTCAATACTAGTAATTATGGGGAATGGGAAGCTTTTGGGTGGAATCGTTGGCTACCGATTAACCATGACCATTCCAGTACTATTGTTGTGGATGACGGGGCATTCGGTTATTTACAGCCGTATCCCTTCGGCTATCTTGAGCAGTCAACTACTGCTAAACCAGTATTCACAGCAGATTCTGACAGTTTAAAAATAGTAGTGATTGGTAGTTCTGTGGCCTTGGGTCATAAAGCCTGGTTATTTCACGGTTGGGCTGGACTACTAGAAGAAACTTTACAACAAAAATATGGGCATAGAGTCGTTAATGTATCAGAAGCGGGAGCCAATGTCAGCAGAACGCTCGCTCGCTTTGCTTCAGTAGTTACACCAGAACAACCTGATGTCGTAATTATTGCTTTATCTTTGGGTAACGAAGGATTAGCTTATTGTGCGCCCCACGAACGGCGAGCCATACAAAGGCGGTTTGAAAGCGGTTTGCAGCAGTTGGTGAAAATGACGCGCAAACTAGGCGCGTTGCCAATTTTAGGGGGTGTTTATCCCAATAACAATTATTCTCCTGAGCATTACTGGCTGTTAAAAGATACCCACAACAGAATTTTAAATTGGGGTGTGCCGATTTTAAATTGGTTGCCAGCCTTAGATAATGGCCAGGGACGCTGGCGGGAGGGGATATCTTTTGACCCGGCGCATCCCAACACCTTCGGTCATCGCTTGATGTTTGAAGCGATCGACTTACAATTATTTGATATCGACAAAGCCAAATTAGCCAAAGAAAATCCCCATTTCTGGCAACCCAACGAAATCCCGATTTATCTTGATCATGCGGGATTTTATGTTTGTGCCTACATCGAAGAAAAAAGTCTGCGAATTAGTAATCCATCACCCCACAATTACACCATTGCGCCTTATTGGCAAGAACTCCAAACGGTTGTGCAGAGCAAAGCCAAGTTGCTTCCTGGTATTTACGTTGCCAAAAATCCCCAGCCGGGAACACTGCCATTTTTTGCTGTGCAGGAAGATGGCGCGATCGCTACAACCGTAGAAATACCATCAGGATCTGATTTAGAATATACTGCCGCTTTTAATTTATTCGCCCCCAATGACTCCCAAGTTTTGTTTTATGATGGGCATTTGGGAATCTTGCAAAAAGATGAACATCACCTCTGGGTAATTAATGAGTCAGACCATGAATATAATATCCATCCCATGTGGAAAGAAGTCCGGCAAGCACTAAAAGCTGTACCAGCAGGTGTTTACGAAGACCCATTACACCCGGAGATTCCCTTCCGCACGATGATGATTGGTAAAGATGGGCTGGAAAGTCGAGTGAAAATTCCATCACAGTCGGCGGTGTTATTTCGATATCAATGTAAATTATCAGACATTAGTCGCGTGGCAATTGTGCCGTTGGGCGATCGCTGTGCAGTACGGATGATGCTGTATAAAATGGAATATGATGGCCCAGCTTTTCCCTTTGACTTAACCCGCACTACCAAGATTGCAGACATCGCAGATATCATCGAAAATCGTTTTTACGATATGTGGAATCCCAGCTTGCTAGATTACAGTCCAGAAGCAGGGAGAATTTATCACAGCAAATGGTCTGGTTTATCTTTTGCCCATGAAGTTGAAGCCACAGACAACCCTGTATATGATATGTCTCCGGTATATGAACGGATGCGGGTACGCTATACAGCACGTTCTCAAAGATTTTGGTACACAGTTGAAAATTGCGACCAAGCACTGTTTGTCCGCACTGGTATATGCGATCGCGGCGGCGTGTTAGATTTAGTCAGCAAGCTAAAAAAACACTGCCAAGGTAAACCATTTCAACTTTTGCTACTTTCGCCCCAAAACTCTGATGAGTTTTTAGACATTCCCAATGTGCTGCATTACAACGCCGAGTTTAACCCCGACCGGATGTATGATGACTTGGAACATTGGATGTACTGCACAGAAATTATGCGGGGAATTTTAGAATCTTTGGGTATTTCTAGCAAAAATTTGTTTTGGTGTCCTCCCAACGTGCGCTTTAAGGATTGA